One genomic segment of Clostridium estertheticum subsp. estertheticum includes these proteins:
- a CDS encoding ABC transporter ATP-binding protein: MFIKVENLKKSYTTGEIRTEVLKGVGMVLDTGEIGVILGPSGSGKSTLLNIIGGIDRCDSGLVKVENTVVTELSDNKLTDYRRDKIGFIFQFYNLIPNLTVGENIEVVSNISRSPLEIDEVLSSVGMLDKKYRFPKELSGGEQQRVSIARAVVKNPKLLLCDEPTGALDFITSREILKLLQKINKDFGTTILMITHNTAISAMANRVYKVRGGEIVECQINETTMPAERIEW; encoded by the coding sequence ATGTTTATTAAAGTAGAAAATTTAAAAAAGAGTTATACGACTGGAGAGATAAGAACTGAGGTGTTAAAGGGTGTAGGAATGGTTCTGGATACTGGAGAGATTGGTGTAATACTCGGGCCATCTGGTTCTGGTAAATCAACTTTACTTAATATCATAGGTGGAATAGATAGATGTGATTCTGGCCTAGTAAAGGTGGAGAATACAGTAGTTACGGAGCTCTCGGATAATAAACTTACAGACTACAGACGGGATAAGATAGGCTTTATATTTCAATTTTATAATCTTATACCTAACCTAACAGTAGGCGAAAATATTGAAGTAGTTTCAAACATTAGTAGGTCTCCACTTGAAATTGATGAGGTACTAAGTTCAGTTGGAATGCTGGATAAGAAGTATAGATTTCCAAAGGAATTGAGTGGTGGAGAGCAGCAGAGAGTCTCAATAGCAAGAGCGGTAGTTAAAAATCCTAAGCTTTTATTATGTGACGAGCCTACAGGAGCCCTAGACTTTATAACTTCAAGAGAAATATTAAAACTTTTGCAAAAAATTAATAAGGACTTTGGAACAACCATACTTATGATAACTCATAATACAGCTATAAGTGCAATGGCGAATAGGGTTTACAAAGTACGTGGCGGGGAAATCGTAGAGTGCCAAATCAATGAAACTACAATGCCTGCAGAAAGGATTGAGTGGTAA